A region of Oryzias latipes chromosome 18, ASM223467v1 DNA encodes the following proteins:
- the LOC101162870 gene encoding dynactin subunit 1 isoform X2: MALNRRHSYTPRLTSPLISKMSSAGSVESGKPPKIGSVVEVTGKGQRGTVAYIGTTLFASGKWVGVILDEPKGKNDGTVQGKRYFTCEENHGIFVRQSQIQVVDEGSGSTSPETPESTLAKILKQKEMAETPKTTKQTPANLKKSSTRRSAKWSLPRLAPASSLPSLLGRRSSSMLTASRESLSSSHSGDLSEASLHSQQGALGAPVVPQPSGSPAAAAPATPSKVEPAMSKQEEESLRAQVKDLEEKLETLKMKRTEDKAKLKELEKHKIQLEQLQEWKTKMQEQQAELQKQLKEAKKDAREAQEAKDRYMEEMADTADAIEMATLDKEMAEERAESLQVEVDTLKEKVEELSMDLELLRHEISEKGSDGAASSYQVKQLEEQNGRLKEALVRMRDLSASEKQEHVKLQKQMEKKNAELETLRTQKEKLQEELKQAEATIDELKEQVDAALGSEEMVETLTERNLDLEEKVRELRETVTDLEAINEMNDELQENARETEMELREQVDLSGAKVREAEKKVEAAQETVADYQHTINKYRELTASLQGANRELVSQQSANAEQFQQPTAELFDFKIKFAETKAYAKAIEMELRKMEVAQANRHVSLLTSFMPDSFLRHGGDHDCILVLLLIPRLICKADLISKQAQEKFDLNGTPVQGSGLRGPPGEQRSFASGLVYSLSLLQATLHRYEQALNTCSVDVFKRMGTLYSEMSFHERALDYFIDLLHKDQLDETVQGEPLTKAIKYYQQLYSVHLADQSEDCTVQLADHIKFLQSALDCMGVEVARLRAFLAAGQESSGLAVLLKDLDTSCSDIRQFCKKIRRRMPGTDVAGVPAALSYGAQVSETLTECRRQLTCAVAVLQEVAATGAQLVASLGEQEGLNALKLEDIVCKAVEKVGSSQSVKGPEFLRQSCSAVIATMNKMSTAMQEGEYDAEKPQGQAPPVEVRASTVRAEMTDAEGLGVKLEDRETVIKELKKSLKIKGEELSEANVRLSLLEKKLDTSTKDADDRVEKIQTKLDENLALLKKKEKEFEETMDALQADIDQLEAEKAELKLRITNQSKMTIEGLRAPPTSGIASIVQGSAGAGLAPPMPGAMQVVDSPLLRQQVEAQRMGIKFLKNENNRLKAEKMRAQLASLPPLCPPKLPLAPRDSAVPPVGLNTVTYRRTDQLLTTLLRLSAEVKVVDITGKTTVSASAQLLEQTARLKNLSDALDKLKGEVAEHVVSHQPGARASSDFATFPMSSFVKAKEKQGGTVFVGRVGIPCARGQEHVHRLVLSQQQLQQVHRLLAI; encoded by the exons ATGGCTCTAAATCGACGGCATTCTTACACTCCCAGG ctgACGAGCCCACTGATCAGCAAAATGAGCAGCGCGGGATCAGTGGAGAGTGGTAAACCTCCAAAG ATCGGCTCCGTAGTGGAGGTGACCGGTAAGGGACAGCGAGGCACTGTAGCCTACATTGGCACCACCCTCTTTGCCTCGGGCAAATGGGTGGGGGTCATCTTGGACGAGCCGAAAGGCAAGAACGACGGAACGGTGCAGGGGAAGCGCTACTTCACCTGCGAGGAGAATCATGGCATCTTCGTCAGGCAGTCTCAG aTCCAAGTGGTGGACGAGGGCTCCGGCTCCACCTCACCAGAAACTCCAGAGTCCACTTTGGCAAAGATCCTGAAGCAGAAAG aaatggCAGAAACTCCCAAAACAACAAAGCAg ACGCCAGCAAACCTTAAGAAG tCCTCTACCCGCCGCTCTGCAAAG TGGAGCTTGCCACGCCTGGCTCCAGCCTCCTCCCTGCCCTCTCTATTGGGTCGGCGCTCCAGCTCCATGTTGACG GCGTCCCGCGAGAGCCTCTCATCCTCTCACTCTGGAGACCTCAGCGAGGCCAGCCTCCACtcccagcagggggcgctgggCGCTCCGGTCGTGCCGCAGCCCAGTGGGTCGCCGGCTGCCGCAGCTCCAGCTACACCGAGCAAA GTGGAGCCTGCCATGTCCAAGCAG GAGGAAGAATCGCTTCGAGCTCAGGTCAAAgacctggaggagaagctggaaacgttgaagatgaagaggacggaggacaaggccaagctgaaggagctggagaaGCACAAGATCCagctggagcagctgcaggagtgGAAGACCAAGATGCAGGAGCAGcaagcagagctgcagaaacaacTCAAAGAGGCCAAGAAG GATGCTCGGGAGGCGCAGGAGGCCAAGGATCGCTACATGGAGGAGATGGCGGACACTGCAGACGCGATAGAGATGGCCACGCTGGACAAGGAGATGGCCGAGGAGCGAGCGGAGTcgctgcaggtggaggtggatACGCTGaaggagaaggtggaggagcTCTCCATGGATCTGGAGCTGCTCAGACATGAAATTTCAGAGAaag GTTCAGACGGAGCCGCCTCCAGCTATCAGGTGaagcagctggaggagcagaACGGCAGACTGAAGGAGGCTTTGGTCAG gATGCGGGATCTGTCCGCctcagagaaacaggaacacgtgaagctgcagaagcagatGGAGAAGAAGAACGCCGAACTGGAGACGCTGAGGACTCAAAAGGAGAAACTTCAGGAGGAGCTCAAGCAAGCGGAGGCCACCATTGACGAGCTGAAGGAGCAG GTGGATGCTGCGCTGGGGTCCGAGGAGATGGTGGAGACGCTGACGGAAAGGAACCTCGACTTAGAGGAGAAAGTCCGAGAGCTGAGAGAAACCGTCACCGATCTG GAAGCCATCAACGAGATGAACGATGAGCTGCAGGAGAACGCCCGAGAGACGGAGATGGAGCTGAGGGAGCAGGTGGACCTGAGTGGAGCGAAGGTCCGGGAGGCCGAGAAGAAGGTGGAAGCCGCTCAGGAGACCGTCGCCGACTACCAGCACACCATCAACAAATACAGAGAGCTCACCGCCTCGCTACAGGGGGCCAACCGAGAGCTGGTCAGCCAGCAGAGCGCAAACGCAGAGCAGTTTCAGCAGCCAACCGCTGAGCTGTTCGACTTCAAGATCAAGTTTGCAGAGACCAAGGCCTACGCCAAG GCCATAGAGATGGAGCTGAGGAAGATGGAAGTGGCTCAAGCCAACAGACACGTCTCCCTGCTCACCTCCTTCATGCCGGACTCCTTCCTGCGGCACGGCGGAGACCACGACTGCATcctggtgctgctgctcattcCCAGGCTCATCTGCAAG GCCGACCTGATCAGCAAACAGGCGCAGGAGAAGTTTGACCTGAACGGGACCCCGGTGCAGGGCTCGGGGCTCAGGGGGCCTCCAGGAGAGCAGCGCAGCTTTGCCTCTGGACTGGTGTACTCCCTCAGCCTCCTGCAGGCCACCCTGCACCGATACGAGCA GGCTCTGAACACGTGCAGCGTGGACGTCTTCAAGCGCATGGGGACGCTCTACTCCGAGATGAGCTTCCACGAGCGCGCTCTGGATTATTTCATCGACCTGCTGCACAAAGACCAATTAGACGAGACGGTTCAAGGAGAACCGCTGACCAAAGCCATCAAGTACTATCAG CAACTGTACAGTGTTCATTTGGCGGATCAAAGCGAGGATTGCACAGTCCAGCTGGCTGACCACATCAAG ttcctgcagagcgcCCTGGACTGCATGGGCGTGGAAGTTGCTCGTCTGCGGGCGTTCCTGGCGGCGGGTCAGGAGAGTTCTGGTTTGGCGGTCCTCCTGAAGGACCTGGACACCTCCTGCTCCGACATCCGGCAGTTCTGCAAGAAGATCCGGCGCCGCATGCCCGGAACCGACGTGGCGGGAGTCCCTGCTGCCCTCAGCTATGGCGCGCAG GTTTCGGAGACGCTGACTGAGTGCAGGCGGCAGCTGACATGTGCGGTTGCAGTCCTGCAGGAAGTTGCTGCAACTGGAGCTCAGCTGGTTGCTTCTCTGGGAGAACAGGAAGGCCTGAACGCCCTCAAGCTGGAGGACATCGTATGCAAAGCTGTGGAGAAG GTCGGCAGCTCCCAAAGCGTGAAAGGTCCCGAGTTTCTGCGTCAGTCCTGCAGCGCCGTCATCGCGACCATGAACAAGATGTCCACCGCCATGCAGGAAGGGGAGTATGACGCTGAGAAGCCTCAGGGACAG GCCCCTCCGGTAGAGGTGAGAGCTTCCACCGTCAGGGCGGAAATGACCGACGCAGAGGGTCTAGGAGTCAAACTGGAGGACAGAGAAACGGTCATCAAGGAGCTCAAGAAGTCCCTGAAGATTAAG GGTGAAGAGCTGAGTGAAGCCAACGTCCGCCTGAGCCTCCTGGAGAAGAAGCTGGACACTTCCACCAAAGACGCAGATGATCGGGTGGAGAAGATTCAGACCAAGCTGGACGAGAACCTCGCCTTGCTCaagaagaaggagaa GGAGTTTGAGGAGACCATGGACGCCTTGCAGGCTGACATCGACCAGCTGGAGGCGGAGAAGGCCGAGCTGAAACTGCGCATCACTAATCAGTCGAAGATGACCATCGAAGGCCTGAGAGCCCCGCCCACCTCCGGAATCGCCTCCATTGTTCAGGGATCTGCAGGAG CAGGTCTGGCTCCGCCCATGCCGGGCGCCATGCAGGTGGTGGACTCGCCTCTCCTCAGGCAGCAGGTGGAGGCTCAGAGAATGGGCATCAAGTTCCTGAAGAATGAGAACAACAGGCTGAAG GCAGAGAAGATGAGGGCTCAGCTCGCCTCCCTGCCTCCCCTCTGCCCCCCAAAACTCCCGCTAGCGCCCAGGGACAGCGCCGTGCCCCCAGTGGGGCTGAACACCGTCACCTACCGCAGGACGGACCAGCTGCTGACCACTCTGCTCAGGCTGAGCGCCGAGGTCAAAGTGGTGGACATCACCGGGAAGACCACAG TCAGTGCCAGTGCCCAGCTGCTGGAGCAGACCGCTCGACTGAAGAATCTCAGCGACGCTCTGGACAAACTGAAG gggGAAGTTGCAGAGCACGTGGTTTCACACCAGCCAGGAGCCAGAGCCTCCTCAGACTTTGCCACCTTCCCCATGTCCTCCTTCGTCAAG GCCAAGGAGAAGCAGGGAGGAACGGTGTTTGTGGGCCGCGTGGGGATCCCATGCGCACGTGGACAGGAGCACGTCCACCGCCTGGTCCTGtctcagcagcagctccagcaggtCCACCGGCTCCTCGCCATCTAG
- the LOC101162870 gene encoding dynactin subunit 1 isoform X10 — MSSAGSVESGKPPKIGSVVEVTGKGQRGTVAYIGTTLFASGKWVGVILDEPKGKNDGTVQGKRYFTCEENHGIFVRQSQIQVVDEGSGSTSPETPESTLAKILKQKEMAETPKTTKQTPANLKKSSTRRSAKASRESLSSSHSGDLSEASLHSQQGALGAPVVPQPSGSPAAAAPATPSKVEPAMSKQEEESLRAQVKDLEEKLETLKMKRTEDKAKLKELEKHKIQLEQLQEWKTKMQEQQAELQKQLKEAKKDAREAQEAKDRYMEEMADTADAIEMATLDKEMAEERAESLQVEVDTLKEKVEELSMDLELLRHEISEKGSDGAASSYQVKQLEEQNGRLKEALVRMRDLSASEKQEHVKLQKQMEKKNAELETLRTQKEKLQEELKQAEATIDELKEQVDAALGSEEMVETLTERNLDLEEKVRELRETVTDLEAINEMNDELQENARETEMELREQVDLSGAKVREAEKKVEAAQETVADYQHTINKYRELTASLQGANRELVSQQSANAEQFQQPTAELFDFKIKFAETKAYAKAIEMELRKMEVAQANRHVSLLTSFMPDSFLRHGGDHDCILVLLLIPRLICKADLISKQAQEKFDLNGTPVQGSGLRGPPGEQRSFASGLVYSLSLLQATLHRYEQALNTCSVDVFKRMGTLYSEMSFHERALDYFIDLLHKDQLDETVQGEPLTKAIKYYQQLYSVHLADQSEDCTVQLADHIKFLQSALDCMGVEVARLRAFLAAGQESSGLAVLLKDLDTSCSDIRQFCKKIRRRMPGTDVAGVPAALSYGAQVSETLTECRRQLTCAVAVLQEVAATGAQLVASLGEQEGLNALKLEDIVCKAVEKVGSSQSVKGPEFLRQSCSAVIATMNKMSTAMQEGEYDAEKPQGQAPPVEVRASTVRAEMTDAEGLGVKLEDRETVIKELKKSLKIKGEELSEANVRLSLLEKKLDTSTKDADDRVEKIQTKLDENLALLKKKEKEFEETMDALQADIDQLEAEKAELKLRITNQSKMTIEGLRAPPTSGIASIVQGSAGDANGLLTPAGLAPPMPGAMQVVDSPLLRQQVEAQRMGIKFLKNENNRLKAEKMRAQLASLPPLCPPKLPLAPRDSAVPPVGLNTVTYRRTDQLLTTLLRLSAEVKVVDITGKTTVSASAQLLEQTARLKNLSDALDKLKGEVAEHVVSHQPGARASSDFATFPMSSFVKAKEKQGGTVFVGRVGIPCARGQEHVHRLVLSQQQLQQVHRLLAI, encoded by the exons ATGAGCAGCGCGGGATCAGTGGAGAGTGGTAAACCTCCAAAG ATCGGCTCCGTAGTGGAGGTGACCGGTAAGGGACAGCGAGGCACTGTAGCCTACATTGGCACCACCCTCTTTGCCTCGGGCAAATGGGTGGGGGTCATCTTGGACGAGCCGAAAGGCAAGAACGACGGAACGGTGCAGGGGAAGCGCTACTTCACCTGCGAGGAGAATCATGGCATCTTCGTCAGGCAGTCTCAG aTCCAAGTGGTGGACGAGGGCTCCGGCTCCACCTCACCAGAAACTCCAGAGTCCACTTTGGCAAAGATCCTGAAGCAGAAAG aaatggCAGAAACTCCCAAAACAACAAAGCAg ACGCCAGCAAACCTTAAGAAG tCCTCTACCCGCCGCTCTGCAAAG GCGTCCCGCGAGAGCCTCTCATCCTCTCACTCTGGAGACCTCAGCGAGGCCAGCCTCCACtcccagcagggggcgctgggCGCTCCGGTCGTGCCGCAGCCCAGTGGGTCGCCGGCTGCCGCAGCTCCAGCTACACCGAGCAAA GTGGAGCCTGCCATGTCCAAGCAG GAGGAAGAATCGCTTCGAGCTCAGGTCAAAgacctggaggagaagctggaaacgttgaagatgaagaggacggaggacaaggccaagctgaaggagctggagaaGCACAAGATCCagctggagcagctgcaggagtgGAAGACCAAGATGCAGGAGCAGcaagcagagctgcagaaacaacTCAAAGAGGCCAAGAAG GATGCTCGGGAGGCGCAGGAGGCCAAGGATCGCTACATGGAGGAGATGGCGGACACTGCAGACGCGATAGAGATGGCCACGCTGGACAAGGAGATGGCCGAGGAGCGAGCGGAGTcgctgcaggtggaggtggatACGCTGaaggagaaggtggaggagcTCTCCATGGATCTGGAGCTGCTCAGACATGAAATTTCAGAGAaag GTTCAGACGGAGCCGCCTCCAGCTATCAGGTGaagcagctggaggagcagaACGGCAGACTGAAGGAGGCTTTGGTCAG gATGCGGGATCTGTCCGCctcagagaaacaggaacacgtgaagctgcagaagcagatGGAGAAGAAGAACGCCGAACTGGAGACGCTGAGGACTCAAAAGGAGAAACTTCAGGAGGAGCTCAAGCAAGCGGAGGCCACCATTGACGAGCTGAAGGAGCAG GTGGATGCTGCGCTGGGGTCCGAGGAGATGGTGGAGACGCTGACGGAAAGGAACCTCGACTTAGAGGAGAAAGTCCGAGAGCTGAGAGAAACCGTCACCGATCTG GAAGCCATCAACGAGATGAACGATGAGCTGCAGGAGAACGCCCGAGAGACGGAGATGGAGCTGAGGGAGCAGGTGGACCTGAGTGGAGCGAAGGTCCGGGAGGCCGAGAAGAAGGTGGAAGCCGCTCAGGAGACCGTCGCCGACTACCAGCACACCATCAACAAATACAGAGAGCTCACCGCCTCGCTACAGGGGGCCAACCGAGAGCTGGTCAGCCAGCAGAGCGCAAACGCAGAGCAGTTTCAGCAGCCAACCGCTGAGCTGTTCGACTTCAAGATCAAGTTTGCAGAGACCAAGGCCTACGCCAAG GCCATAGAGATGGAGCTGAGGAAGATGGAAGTGGCTCAAGCCAACAGACACGTCTCCCTGCTCACCTCCTTCATGCCGGACTCCTTCCTGCGGCACGGCGGAGACCACGACTGCATcctggtgctgctgctcattcCCAGGCTCATCTGCAAG GCCGACCTGATCAGCAAACAGGCGCAGGAGAAGTTTGACCTGAACGGGACCCCGGTGCAGGGCTCGGGGCTCAGGGGGCCTCCAGGAGAGCAGCGCAGCTTTGCCTCTGGACTGGTGTACTCCCTCAGCCTCCTGCAGGCCACCCTGCACCGATACGAGCA GGCTCTGAACACGTGCAGCGTGGACGTCTTCAAGCGCATGGGGACGCTCTACTCCGAGATGAGCTTCCACGAGCGCGCTCTGGATTATTTCATCGACCTGCTGCACAAAGACCAATTAGACGAGACGGTTCAAGGAGAACCGCTGACCAAAGCCATCAAGTACTATCAG CAACTGTACAGTGTTCATTTGGCGGATCAAAGCGAGGATTGCACAGTCCAGCTGGCTGACCACATCAAG ttcctgcagagcgcCCTGGACTGCATGGGCGTGGAAGTTGCTCGTCTGCGGGCGTTCCTGGCGGCGGGTCAGGAGAGTTCTGGTTTGGCGGTCCTCCTGAAGGACCTGGACACCTCCTGCTCCGACATCCGGCAGTTCTGCAAGAAGATCCGGCGCCGCATGCCCGGAACCGACGTGGCGGGAGTCCCTGCTGCCCTCAGCTATGGCGCGCAG GTTTCGGAGACGCTGACTGAGTGCAGGCGGCAGCTGACATGTGCGGTTGCAGTCCTGCAGGAAGTTGCTGCAACTGGAGCTCAGCTGGTTGCTTCTCTGGGAGAACAGGAAGGCCTGAACGCCCTCAAGCTGGAGGACATCGTATGCAAAGCTGTGGAGAAG GTCGGCAGCTCCCAAAGCGTGAAAGGTCCCGAGTTTCTGCGTCAGTCCTGCAGCGCCGTCATCGCGACCATGAACAAGATGTCCACCGCCATGCAGGAAGGGGAGTATGACGCTGAGAAGCCTCAGGGACAG GCCCCTCCGGTAGAGGTGAGAGCTTCCACCGTCAGGGCGGAAATGACCGACGCAGAGGGTCTAGGAGTCAAACTGGAGGACAGAGAAACGGTCATCAAGGAGCTCAAGAAGTCCCTGAAGATTAAG GGTGAAGAGCTGAGTGAAGCCAACGTCCGCCTGAGCCTCCTGGAGAAGAAGCTGGACACTTCCACCAAAGACGCAGATGATCGGGTGGAGAAGATTCAGACCAAGCTGGACGAGAACCTCGCCTTGCTCaagaagaaggagaa GGAGTTTGAGGAGACCATGGACGCCTTGCAGGCTGACATCGACCAGCTGGAGGCGGAGAAGGCCGAGCTGAAACTGCGCATCACTAATCAGTCGAAGATGACCATCGAAGGCCTGAGAGCCCCGCCCACCTCCGGAATCGCCTCCATTGTTCAGGGATCTGCAGGAG ATGCTAACGGTCTCCTGACTCCAGCAGGTCTGGCTCCGCCCATGCCGGGCGCCATGCAGGTGGTGGACTCGCCTCTCCTCAGGCAGCAGGTGGAGGCTCAGAGAATGGGCATCAAGTTCCTGAAGAATGAGAACAACAGGCTGAAG GCAGAGAAGATGAGGGCTCAGCTCGCCTCCCTGCCTCCCCTCTGCCCCCCAAAACTCCCGCTAGCGCCCAGGGACAGCGCCGTGCCCCCAGTGGGGCTGAACACCGTCACCTACCGCAGGACGGACCAGCTGCTGACCACTCTGCTCAGGCTGAGCGCCGAGGTCAAAGTGGTGGACATCACCGGGAAGACCACAG TCAGTGCCAGTGCCCAGCTGCTGGAGCAGACCGCTCGACTGAAGAATCTCAGCGACGCTCTGGACAAACTGAAG gggGAAGTTGCAGAGCACGTGGTTTCACACCAGCCAGGAGCCAGAGCCTCCTCAGACTTTGCCACCTTCCCCATGTCCTCCTTCGTCAAG GCCAAGGAGAAGCAGGGAGGAACGGTGTTTGTGGGCCGCGTGGGGATCCCATGCGCACGTGGACAGGAGCACGTCCACCGCCTGGTCCTGtctcagcagcagctccagcaggtCCACCGGCTCCTCGCCATCTAG